The Starkeya sp. ORNL1 DNA window ATCGGCAGGCGCGAACCGGTCGGCACCTCGAAATGGGTCGGCGCCTCCTCCTCGATGCGGCGCGCCAGCTCCCAGGGGAGCAGCGACTGCAGCGCATTGCCGAGCACGCCGGCATCGATGGCGCCAAGGCTGGTGAGGCCGTCGAGCGCCGGCGCCAGCCACTCCTCCGCGGTCTCGACAAGACGCGCCTCGGAAAGGTCCGGCCAGATGTCGGGGGCGCTGGCATGGAGGAAGCGCACGCGGTCGAGCCATTGCGCTTGTGCGGCCGAGAAGGGCAGCCGGGCGATGCCGCGCAGCGCGGCGCCACGGGCGAGCGCGCGGGCGGTCTCCGGTCCCGGCTCGACCGGAGCGGTGCGCTCGCCGAGCACCAGGGCGCCGAGCCGGCGCACATGGCGCGCCCGTACCGCTCCGGCGGCAGGATCGAACGCCGTCTCGACGCCCTCGCTGATGCGGTCGCCGAACTCGGCCTCGATCTCCGGCAGTGTCAGTTCGGCAGCGAGCAGGACGCGTGCCTCCTCGGCGACGCCGGTGAGTTCGGCCACGGCGAGAAAACGGGCACGGGCAAGCGAGGATGAGGGCTCGACCGCGGCGCCGCGGCCATTGGCCAGCACGAAGCGCCGCCCGTCGCCGCGGGCCCGCGCGACGCGGTCCGGGAAGGCGGATGACAGCAGCAAGGCGGGCGACGGTGCCTCGTCCGACGAGGCGCGTACGGCTCGTTCCGCCTCGTCGGCCCACCGCGCGACAAGACGGCGCACCTCTTCGGCGCGGCGGGAGCGGTCGCGGGCGAAGTCGCCGAGCCGGTGCATGAGATCGACGCCATCGCCTCCGAGCCCGCGCTCGGAGACGACGGCCGCGATCTCGGCGGCAAGCCGCCCGGCACCGCGCCTCGCACCCTCCACCACCATGCAGGCAAGGCGCGGCTCCAGCGGCAGGCGGGCCATCAGCCGTCCCGCCTCGGTCGGCCGCCCCTCCGCGTCGAGCGCGCCGAGCGCATGCAGCAAGGCTCGCGCCTCGGCCAAAGCGGCGGTGGGCGGCGGATCGAGGAAAGCGAGGCTCAGTGGGTCGCCAACGCCCCACACCGCGAGGTCGAGCACCAGGCGGGAAAGGTCGGCGGCGAGGATCTCCGGCGTTGCGAAAGCCGGCAGGCTCACCGTCTCCGCCTCGTTCCACAGCCGCCAGCACACGCCCGGCTCGGTGCGCCCGGCGCGGCCCCGGCGCTGGTCGGCAGAGGCACGCGAGACCCGCACCGTCTCCAACCGCGTCAGCCCGACGCCCGGCTCGAAGCGCGGCACGCGGGCAAGGCCGCAATCGACCACGAGGCGCACGCCCTCGATGGTGAGGCTGGTCTCGGCAATGGAGGTGGCGAGCACCACCTTGCGCATGCCCTTCGCTGCGGGAGCGATGGCGCGGTCCTGCTCGCGGGCGTCCAGCGTGCCGTAGAGCGGGGCGATCTCGACCGCCGGATCGCGCACCGCCTCGCGCAGCAGCGTCTCGGTGCGTCGTATCTCGCCGGCGCCGGGCAGGAAGGCGAGGATCGAGCCGCTCTCCTCGCCAAGCGCGCGCAGCACGGCGTTCGCCATCTGCCGATCGATCGGCGCGCGCGGATCGCGGCCGAGATAGCGGGTCTCGACCGGAAAGGCGCGACCCAGGCTCTCGATCACCGGGGCTTCCCCCATCAGGCGCGCGACGCGGGCGCCGTCGAGCGTCGCCGACATCACGAGAAGCCGCAAATCCTCGCGCAGCGCTCCTTGAGCATCGAGGGCAAGCGCAAGGCCGAGATCGGCATCGAGGCCGCGCTCGTGGAACTCGTCGAACAGCACGGCGGCGACCCCGGACAGCTCGGGATCGTCGAGCACCATGCGGGTGAAGATGCCCTCGGTGATGACCTCGATGCGGGTGGCGCGGCCGATCTTCGAGCCGAGGCGGGTGCGATAGCCGACGGTCTGCCCGGCCGCTTCGCCGAGCGTTTTCGCCATGCGCTCGGCCGAGGCGCGGGCGGCGAGCCGGCGCGGCTCCAGCACAAGGATGCGGCGCCCCACGGCCCAAGGCTCGTCCAGCAGCGCCAACGGCACCCGCGTGGTCTTGCCGGCGCCGGGCGGGGCAACGAGGACCGCGGATGAGCGCGCGCGCAAGGTCCCGGTCAGTTCCGGCAGGACGTCGTCGATCGGGAGGGGCGGAAGGTCGGGCAGCGGCATGCGCGAGGCTTAGCGGCCTGTGTGGCCGATGACCAGTCGTCGCGGCAAGGCGCTCTCAAGTCCAGAACCACGTCATCCTGAGGTGCCGCGAAGCGGCCTCGAAGGATACCCATCCCCGACGGCCGTCTTCTGCTTCAGCATCCTTCGAGGCTCGCTGTTGCTCGCACCTCAGGATGACGTGGTTCACTTCAAGTCGAACGTCTTTTCACATCACCGAATCGATGGTGCGGCCGATCTTCTCGACGATTTCGCCGATCTGGCTCTCGGAGATGATGAGCGGCGGGGTCACGGCGATGGTGTCGCCGGTCACGCGGATCATCATGCCCTCGTCGTGGAAGGCGGTCTCCATCGCCTCATAGCCGCGCTTGCCGACGGCGTCGGGGCGCGAGGCCATGTCGAATGCCGCGACCAGGCCCAGCGTGCGGATATCGAGAATCCCCGGCTTGCCCTTCAGCGACATCATGGCATCGGCCCAGGCCGGCTCCAGCGCGCGGGCGCGCTCGAACAGGCCTTCCTGGCGATAGAGGTCGAGCGTCGCCAGGGAGGCGGCGCAGGCCAGCGGATGCGCCGAATAGGTGTAGCCGTGGAAGAACTCGATGACGTGGTCGGGGCCGTTCATGAAGGCGTCATGCACGTGCTTGCGCGCGATCACGCCGCCCATCGGCACCGAACCGGAAGTGACCCCCTTGGCGAAGGTGATCATGTCCGGCACCACGCCGTAGCGCTCGGCGGCGAAGGGATAGCCGAGGCGGCCGAAGCCGGTGATGACTTCGTCGAAGATCAAGAGGATGCCGTACTTGTCGCAGATCTGGCGCAGCCGCTGCAGATAGCCCTTGGGCGGCGGCAGCACGCCGGTGGAGCCGGCCATCGGCTCGACGATCACCGCGGCGATGGTCTGCGGATCGTGCAGCGCGACGATGCTCTCCAGCGCGTCGGCGCGCTCGGCGCCCCATTCCGGCTCGCCCTTGGAGAAGGCCTGCTTCTCGCGGTCATAGGTGTGCGGCAGGTGATCGGTGCCGGGCAGCAGGCCGCCAAAGAAGCGGCGGTTCGGCGAGATGCCGCCGACCGAGATGCCGCCGAAGCCGACCCCGTGATAGCCGCGCTCGCGGCCGATCAGCCGGGTACGGGTGCCGTTGCCGCGCACCGCATGATAGGCGAGCGCCATCTTCAGCGCGGTGTCGCCGGCTTCCGAGCCGGAATTGCAGAAGAACACATGGTCGAGATCGCCCGGCGCCAGCTCGGCGATACGCGAGGCGGCCTTGAAGGCGTTCGGATGGCCGTACTGGAAGGTCGGGGCGAAATCGAGCTCGGCGGCCTGCTTCTGGATCGCCTGCACGATGGGATCGCGGTTGTGGCCGGCATTGGCGCACCACAGGCCGGCGGCGGCGTCCAGCACCGGCCGGCCTTCCGGCGTGTAATAGTGCATGTCCTTGGCGCGCGAGATCATGCGCGGGCGGCGCTTGAAGGCCCGGTTCGCGGTGAACCCCATCCAGAAGGCTTCAAGGTCGTTCGGAGCGGCGGCGGCGGTGACGTCGTGATCATAGGCGAGGGACATCGGGGTCTCCGGTCGGGTACGGCGGTCTCGCGCGGGTCGATAGCGCCGGCGGGCCAATGCACGGCCCGCAACAGCTGCGTTTCTGGTCATGTACAATAAACCAGCAACAACCGCCTCACGAGAAAATGTGATGAAGTGATCGCGTTCGTTTCTGCCCCTTGACGTCGCGTCCGACGTCGGACTTGACGTTCCTGCCCCCGCGCCGCCATCAACTCGCCGCAAGCGTGCTACAGTCACCCAACGTCATCTCCCTTTTCACGCCGTCCGGGCGCGGGAAGGCGCGAAGCAGGATCCGCGAGTGTCGGACAGCGTCGTCATCGAGCCGCTCGGTAACGGGCCGGCGGAATCTCAGCCCCTGCCGCCCGGCGTCACCGCCGAGGTGGTGCGCGAGGCGCTGGCGCGGGTGCTGGAGGCCGACGAACTGCGTCCTTCGCCGCAGCTCTCCAACATATTGCGCTTCGTCGTCGAGGCGACGCTGGACGGCCGGCAGGACGCCATCAAGGGCTACACCATCGCGGTCGAGGCGCTGGGGCGCGATCCGTCCTTCGATCCGCAGGCCGATCCGATCGTGCGCGTCGAGGCAACGCGGCTGCGCCGGGCGCTGGAGCGCTACTACGCCGGCGCCGGCGCGGGTGACGATATCGAGATCATGGTGCCGCGCGGCAGCTACGTGCCGCAGTTCCGCTCGCGCCGCGAGGGTGCCGGCGTTGCGCCGGGTCTGGCGCCGACCCTGACGCCGGGCGCGGATGATATCCCCGCCGACGCGCCCGCCGCCACGCCCGCTGCTGATCGCTGGCGGCCGCGCTGGCCGCTCATTGCGCTGTTCGCGCTGCTCATCCTCGCGGTCGCCGCCGGTGGGGTGATGGAAGCGCTGGATCCGCTCGGCTGGCGGGCATTGATCGCGGCTCCCGAGCCGCACCCGGTGGAGCGCGCCAACCGGCTCGGCATCCCGATGGTCGAGGTGCGCACCTTCGAGGCCACCGGCACCCCGACGCCGGCCAATGCCAGCGGTCCCCCCGAATTCGACCCCCGCGCGCTGGAAGTACGGGTGCGCGACGCCCTCGCCCGCTTCGACCTGGTCGACGTGCTGGCGACCCCGGACGCCCGCCCGGCGCAGGATTGCGGCAACGCCGCGGCTTCCTCCGCCTTCTCGCTCGGCGGGCTGGTCGAGAACCATGAGGACGGCTCGGTCTCGGTGCTGCTGCGGCTTTCCGACGTGTGCGACGGCACCATCGTCTGGTCCCGCGAGTTCGAAAGCCTGAAGCGCGGCGATCCCACCGGCACCGAGGTGGCGCTGGTGCGCGACATCATGTCGGCCATCGCCGAACCCTATGGCATCATCCAGGCGCGGGCCCGCGCCCGCACCGCCGCCGGCGGCGGGGTGAATGCCGCCGGGCCCTATGGCTGCGTGCTGCTGGCCTATGGCTATTGGCGCAGCTATGCCCCGGCCGAACATGCCACCGCCCGCGAATGCCTGGAGCGTGCGCTCGCCGCCGACGACACCTTCGCGCTGGGCCACGCGCTGCTGGCCGAGCTCTATCTCGACGAGATGCGCACCGGCGCACCCGCCGGCGCGCCGACCCCGGCGCTGAACCGGGCGCTGACCGAGGCCGAGCAGGCGGTCGAACTGGCGCCGACCAGCGCCTATGCGCGGCGCGTGCTGATGGATGTGCACTTCTTCCGCGGCGAGCGCGGCCAGGCGATTTCCGCCGGCGACGCGGCGATCGAGCTCAACCCCTATGATGTCGACGTCATCGCCGATGTCGGCGGCCGGCTGATCGCCTTCGGCGACATCGAGCGCGGCGAGGCGCTGCTGGCGAGCGCCCACAGCACGGCGCCCGGCGCACCGCCCTGGGTGGATTATCACCGGGTGATCGCCGCCTATCTGCGCAGCGACGTCGCCGCCGCCTCGGCCGCCGCCGACCATCTGATGGGCGAGGGCTATGCGCCGGGCCTGCTGGCGCGGGCGCTGGCCGGCAAGCTCTCCGGCGAGGACGACGCAGCGCGCGCCGACCTGCGCCGCCTGGTGCTGCTGGCGCCGGCCTGGGGCACCGATACCGACGCGATGATCGCCCGATTCTTCCCCGATCCGACCATCGCCAAGCGGGTGCGCACCGATCTCGCCTCGCTCGGCCTGCCGGCGGAAGCCGCGGCGCGGTAGCTCTCTCAGTCCTTCCCCGCGAACCGATCCGTCGCCCGGATCAGCGCATCGCGTATGCCCGGCTCGGAGAAGGCGTGGCCGGCGCCTTCGATCAGGTGAAAATCCGCCCGCGGCCAGACCTTGTGCAGTTCCCAGGCGTAGCGCGCCGGGCACGGCATGTCGTAGCGGCCATGCACGATGGTGCCGGGAATGCCGCTGAGCCGGTGCGCGTCGCGCAGCAGCTGGCCCTCGTCCAGCCAGCAGGCATGGGTGAAATAATGGTTCTCGACCCGGGCGAAGGCGATCGCGTAGTGCGCGTCTGCATGATGCGCGGACATTTCCTCGCTGGGCAGCAGCGTGATGGTCTCGCCCTCCCACAAGCTCCATGCCTTGGCGGCCTCGATCCGGAGGGCTTCATCATCACCCGTAAGCCGGCGGCGATAGGCGGCGATCAGGTCGCCGCGTTCATCCTCCGGAATCGGGGCCAGAAACCGCTCCCATTTGTCCGGGAACATCTCGGAGACGCCGAACTGATAGTACCAGGCGAGTTCCGCCCGGGTGACGGTGTAGATGCCACGCACCACCAGTTCGCTGACCCGCTCGGGGTGGGTCTGCGCATAAGCCAGCGCCAGCGTCGAGCCCCAGGAGCCGCCGAACACCAGCCATTTCTCGGCGCCGGCCAGTTCGCGCAGCCGCTCGATATCGGCGACGAGATGCCAGGTGGTGTTGGCCTCCAGCCCGGCATAGGGGGTGGAGCGCCCGCAACCGCGCTGGTCGAACAGCAATATGTCGTAGAGCGCCGGGTCGAACTGGCGCCGATGATCGGGCGAGGCGCCGGCGCCCGGTCCGCCGTGCAGGAACACTGCGGGCTTTCCGCCCGGCGTGCCGCAGCGCTCATAGTAGATGCGGTGCCCGTCGCCGACATCGAGCATGCCGGTCTCATAGGGCTCGATCGGCGGATAGAGCGTGCGCAGTTCGGTCATGGGATCACCTGTGGCGGGAGAGCCGAGAACAGCAGCCCTCACGGTCAAAGGCAATTGTCCCTGCAAAGGCAATTGGTCCTGTGGCGCACGCCGGGCGAACCGGCTATGAGCCTTGCATAGTCCTCCAGCGGGATGCCTCTCATGCCCGACAGCTACGATCTCGCCATTGTCGGGGCCGGCGTGGTCGGGCTCGGCCATGCGCTGGCGGCGAGCCGGCGCGGCCTCAAGGTCGTGGTCATCGATCGCGATGCGCAGGCCAACGGCGCGTCGATCCGCAATTTCGGCTTCATCACCGTCACCGGCCAGCAGCGCGGCGAATGCTGGCGCCGCGCCATGCGCTCGCGCGACATCTGGGCGGAGATCGCGCCCGAGGCCGGCATCGAGGTGGTGCATCGCGGGCTCATGGTCGCGGTGCGCCGGCCCGAGGCGATGACGGTGCTCGACGCCTTCGCCAAGACCGAGATGGGCGAAGGCTGCGAAGTGCTGGACGCGGAAGCGGCGCGCGCCCGGTTGCCGGCGCTCGGCACGCAACTGGCGGGTGCTCTCTGGAGCCCGCACGACATGCGGGTGGAATCGCGCGAGGCGATCCCGAAGCTGGCGCGCTGGCTCCATGAGGCTAAAAGCATCGAATTCCGCCGCGAGACCGCGGTGCTCGGCGTCGCGCCCGGCACGGTGCGTACCTCGTCCGGCACCATCCGCGCCGCGCGCATCGTGGTGGCGCCGGGCGATGATTTCCACACGCTGTTCGAGGATCGCATCGCCGCCTATGGGGTGACCCGCTGTAAGCTGCACATGATGCGCGTGGCCGATCCGGCGGTGGGAACGCTGCCCGGCTCGGTGATGACCGATCTCTCGCTCGGCCGCTATCTCGGCTATGCTGAACTCCCCGAGGCCGAACCGCTGAAGGCGCGGCTTGCCGCCGAGCAGGCCGAGCATCTGGCCAATGGCGTGCATCTCATCGTGGTGCAGTCGGCGGACGGCTCGCTGGTGGTCGGCGACAGCCATCATTATGCGGCGACGCCCGACCCGTTCGCGCCGGAGACGGTCGACGACCTCATCCTCGACGAATACGCCGCGACCTTCGACGGCCGCCCGGCGCGGGTGCTGGAACGTTGGACCGGCACCTACGCCTCGGCGCCGGACCGGCTCGCCTTCATCGACCGGCCGGACGAGACCATCCGCCTCGTCATGGTGACGAGCGGCACCGGCGCCTCCACCGGCTTCGCCATCGCCGAGGAGGCGGTGGCGGAGCTGTTCGATTGAAGTGCTTCGACCCTTAAAGAGCCCCTCATCCTGAGGTGCCGGCCGCAGGCCGGCCTCGA harbors:
- the hrpB gene encoding ATP-dependent helicase HrpB; protein product: MPLPDLPPLPIDDVLPELTGTLRARSSAVLVAPPGAGKTTRVPLALLDEPWAVGRRILVLEPRRLAARASAERMAKTLGEAAGQTVGYRTRLGSKIGRATRIEVITEGIFTRMVLDDPELSGVAAVLFDEFHERGLDADLGLALALDAQGALREDLRLLVMSATLDGARVARLMGEAPVIESLGRAFPVETRYLGRDPRAPIDRQMANAVLRALGEESGSILAFLPGAGEIRRTETLLREAVRDPAVEIAPLYGTLDAREQDRAIAPAAKGMRKVVLATSIAETSLTIEGVRLVVDCGLARVPRFEPGVGLTRLETVRVSRASADQRRGRAGRTEPGVCWRLWNEAETVSLPAFATPEILAADLSRLVLDLAVWGVGDPLSLAFLDPPPTAALAEARALLHALGALDAEGRPTEAGRLMARLPLEPRLACMVVEGARRGAGRLAAEIAAVVSERGLGGDGVDLMHRLGDFARDRSRRAEEVRRLVARWADEAERAVRASSDEAPSPALLLSSAFPDRVARARGDGRRFVLANGRGAAVEPSSSLARARFLAVAELTGVAEEARVLLAAELTLPEIEAEFGDRISEGVETAFDPAAGAVRARHVRRLGALVLGERTAPVEPGPETARALARGAALRGIARLPFSAAQAQWLDRVRFLHASAPDIWPDLSEARLVETAEEWLAPALDGLTSLGAIDAGVLGNALQSLLPWELARRIEEEAPTHFEVPTGSRLPIDYAAEGGPTLAVRVQELFGLGVHPAIAAGRVPLVLALLSPAHRPIQLTRDLPAFWRGSWRDVRADMRGRYPRHPWPEDPASAEPTRRAKPRGT
- a CDS encoding aspartate aminotransferase family protein, with protein sequence MSLAYDHDVTAAAAPNDLEAFWMGFTANRAFKRRPRMISRAKDMHYYTPEGRPVLDAAAGLWCANAGHNRDPIVQAIQKQAAELDFAPTFQYGHPNAFKAASRIAELAPGDLDHVFFCNSGSEAGDTALKMALAYHAVRGNGTRTRLIGRERGYHGVGFGGISVGGISPNRRFFGGLLPGTDHLPHTYDREKQAFSKGEPEWGAERADALESIVALHDPQTIAAVIVEPMAGSTGVLPPPKGYLQRLRQICDKYGILLIFDEVITGFGRLGYPFAAERYGVVPDMITFAKGVTSGSVPMGGVIARKHVHDAFMNGPDHVIEFFHGYTYSAHPLACAASLATLDLYRQEGLFERARALEPAWADAMMSLKGKPGILDIRTLGLVAAFDMASRPDAVGKRGYEAMETAFHDEGMMIRVTGDTIAVTPPLIISESQIGEIVEKIGRTIDSVM
- a CDS encoding tetratricopeptide repeat protein, coding for MSDSVVIEPLGNGPAESQPLPPGVTAEVVREALARVLEADELRPSPQLSNILRFVVEATLDGRQDAIKGYTIAVEALGRDPSFDPQADPIVRVEATRLRRALERYYAGAGAGDDIEIMVPRGSYVPQFRSRREGAGVAPGLAPTLTPGADDIPADAPAATPAADRWRPRWPLIALFALLILAVAAGGVMEALDPLGWRALIAAPEPHPVERANRLGIPMVEVRTFEATGTPTPANASGPPEFDPRALEVRVRDALARFDLVDVLATPDARPAQDCGNAAASSAFSLGGLVENHEDGSVSVLLRLSDVCDGTIVWSREFESLKRGDPTGTEVALVRDIMSAIAEPYGIIQARARARTAAGGGVNAAGPYGCVLLAYGYWRSYAPAEHATARECLERALAADDTFALGHALLAELYLDEMRTGAPAGAPTPALNRALTEAEQAVELAPTSAYARRVLMDVHFFRGERGQAISAGDAAIELNPYDVDVIADVGGRLIAFGDIERGEALLASAHSTAPGAPPWVDYHRVIAAYLRSDVAAASAAADHLMGEGYAPGLLARALAGKLSGEDDAARADLRRLVLLAPAWGTDTDAMIARFFPDPTIAKRVRTDLASLGLPAEAAAR
- the pip gene encoding prolyl aminopeptidase, which codes for MTELRTLYPPIEPYETGMLDVGDGHRIYYERCGTPGGKPAVFLHGGPGAGASPDHRRQFDPALYDILLFDQRGCGRSTPYAGLEANTTWHLVADIERLRELAGAEKWLVFGGSWGSTLALAYAQTHPERVSELVVRGIYTVTRAELAWYYQFGVSEMFPDKWERFLAPIPEDERGDLIAAYRRRLTGDDEALRIEAAKAWSLWEGETITLLPSEEMSAHHADAHYAIAFARVENHYFTHACWLDEGQLLRDAHRLSGIPGTIVHGRYDMPCPARYAWELHKVWPRADFHLIEGAGHAFSEPGIRDALIRATDRFAGKD
- a CDS encoding TIGR03364 family FAD-dependent oxidoreductase, whose product is MPDSYDLAIVGAGVVGLGHALAASRRGLKVVVIDRDAQANGASIRNFGFITVTGQQRGECWRRAMRSRDIWAEIAPEAGIEVVHRGLMVAVRRPEAMTVLDAFAKTEMGEGCEVLDAEAARARLPALGTQLAGALWSPHDMRVESREAIPKLARWLHEAKSIEFRRETAVLGVAPGTVRTSSGTIRAARIVVAPGDDFHTLFEDRIAAYGVTRCKLHMMRVADPAVGTLPGSVMTDLSLGRYLGYAELPEAEPLKARLAAEQAEHLANGVHLIVVQSADGSLVVGDSHHYAATPDPFAPETVDDLILDEYAATFDGRPARVLERWTGTYASAPDRLAFIDRPDETIRLVMVTSGTGASTGFAIAEEAVAELFD